From Lagenorhynchus albirostris chromosome 10, mLagAlb1.1, whole genome shotgun sequence, the proteins below share one genomic window:
- the LMOD3 gene encoding leiomodin-3, translating into MSEHSRNSDQEELFDGEIDEDEILANLSPEELKELQLEMEVMAPDPRLPVGMIQKDQTDKPPTGNFDHKSLVDYMYWQKASRRMLEDERVPVTFVSSKGKTQEQHEEIDTSNKNVSQYLKEKLNNEITAHKTESQGSDNVQETNNEDNEDDVEDEEDDAEDDEEDNAEDEEDDAEDEEDEGKEDSEESDEKTKIEEEGEVKEQIRNGENNSQQVTDKVTEEQKDRPEAQEKSEKKISKLDPKKLALDTSFLKVSARPSGNQTDLDGSLRRVRQNDPDMKELNLNNIENIPKEMLLDFVNAMKKNKHIKTFSLANVGADENLAFALANMLRENRSITTLNVESNFITGKGIVAIMRCLQFNETLTELRFHNQRHMLGHHAEMEIARLLKANDTLLKMGYHFELPGPRMVVTNLLTRNQDRQRQKRQEEQKQQQLKEQRKLIAMLENGLGLPPGMWETLRGPVPDSGTQEFLQPPLPLPPRPPSSHAVPFSRQNEMTKKPSHAPKYRPDTDTFRMVKLKRIQRKSRMPEARESAEKTNLKDVIKTLKPVPRNRPPPLVEITPRDQLLNDIRHSNIAYLKPVQLPKELA; encoded by the exons ATGTCGGAACACAGCAGGAATTCAGATCAAGAAGAACTCTTTGATGGGGAGATTGATGAAGATGAAATCTTGGCCAACTTGTCCCCAGAAGAGCTTAAGGAACTGCAGTTGGAAATGGAGGTGATGGCCCCTGACCCCAGGCTTCCCGTGGGAATGATTCAGAAGGATCAGACTGACAAGCCACCAACAGGGAACTTCGACCATAAATCTCTCGTTGATTATATGTATTGGCAAAAGGCATCCAGACGCATGCTGGAAGACGAACGTGTTCCTGTTACCTTTGTGTCATCCAAG GGAAAAACTCAAGAACAGCATGAAGAAATAGACACAAGTAATAAAAATGTGTCccagtatttaaaagaaaagcttaATAATGAAATCACTGCACATAAAACAGAATCACAGGGCAGTGACAATGTCCAAGAAACAAATAATGAAGATAACGAAGATGATGTGGAAGATGAAGAAGATGATGCAGAAGATGATGAAGAAGATAATGCAGAAGATGAAGAAGATGATGCAGAAGATGAAGAAGATGAGGGAAAAGAGGACAGTGAAGAGagtgatgagaaaacaaaaatagaagaggaaggtgAGGTAAAGGAGCAAATCAGAAATGGTGAGAACAACAGCCAACAGGTAACTGATAAAGTAACCGAAGAACAGAAAGACAGACCAGAGGCccaagaaaaaagtgagaaaaaaatatcaaaattagatCCCAAAAAGCTAGCTCTAGATACCAGTTTTTTGAAGGTAAGCGCAAGGCCTTCCGGAAACCAAACGGACCTAGATGGGAGCTTAAGGCGAGTGAGACAAAATGACCCTGACATGAAGGAACTCAACCTGAACAACATTGAAAACATCCCCAAAGAAATGTTGCTGGACTTTGTCAACGcgatgaagaaaaacaaacacatcaaaaccTTCAGTTTAGCCAACGTGGGTGCGGATGAGAACCTAGCATTCGCCCTGGCCAACATGTTGCGTGAAAACAGGAGCATTACCACTCTTAACGTCGAGTCCAATTTCATCACAGGCAAGGGAATCGTGGCCATCATGAGGTGTCTCCAGTTTAATGAGACACTAACCGAACTTCGGTTCCACAATCAGAGGCATATGTTGGGCCACCATGCTGAAATGGAGATAGCCAGGCTTCTGAAGGCAAATGACACTCTCCTGAAGATGGGCTACCATTTTGAGCTTCCAGGTCCCAGAATGGTGGTAACCAACCTGCTCACCAGGAATCAGGATAGACAAAGGCAGAAAAGACAAGAAGAACAGAAACAGCAGCAACTCAAAGAGCAGAGAAAGTTAATAGCCATGTTGGAGAACGGGTTGGGGCTGCCACCTGGGATGTGGGAGACGCTGCGGGGACCAGTGCCCGATTCTGGGACGCAGGAGTTCCtccagcctcctcttcctcttcctcctcgaCCTCCCAGCTCCCACGCAGTCCCCTTCAGTCGACAAAATGAAATGACGAAAAAGCCATCACACGCTCCGAAGTACAGGCCGGACACTGACACCTTCCGCATGGTAAAGCTGAAGAGGATCCAGCGCAAATCTCGGATGCCGGAAGCCAGAGAATCAGCCGAGAAAACCAACCTCAAAGACGTGATCAAAACGCTCAAACCAGTGCCGAGAAATAGGCCACCCCCGCTGGTGGAAATCACCCCCAGAGATCAGCTCCTGAACGACATTCGTCACAGTAACATCGCCTATCTTAAACCT